Proteins from one Polymorphobacter megasporae genomic window:
- a CDS encoding GH36-type glycosyl hydrolase domain-containing protein — protein MKFEHLRSWLPQEPVSPEPPICAELFSIERLEACARALAANQPVAADPRTGRSISARLAANSKVLTAAYRAVAADLAASRPISPGASWLLDNFHIVEEQLRQISNDLPPGFYRRLPKLADGPLQGYPRVFGISWTLVAHTDSAFDAARIIRFVEAYQTVQPLDIGELWALAITLRVVLVENLRRLAEAILTQQAAGDEADRLAGRIFGTVDGRPQTNDEIVACLKAAPWSTAFAVEMVERLRHQDPGAVPALHWLNARLLAEGSDANRIVYDDLQRQSAIDVTVRNVITSMRLVSMMNWAEVFETLSPVDAVLRGASDFGAMDFPTRDHYRRTIEVLARQSRLAEVEVARRVIAAAAEAPALPDAPPRREREPGYYLINNGRAGFEATLGCRVPTKTSLFRLYTDVGILSYIAMIAVLALAVLALALWAVAAAGGDRIVVIMLGVVGLVPASDIAVALVNRWITRSVSGSPLPAMELRDGITADLRTIIVIPTLLVDAPSIAEQLDRLEDHHLGNPDDYFSFALISDWLDAPTKHVAGDQALLDQAAAGIASLNTLYGPGPDGPRFFLLHRRRQWNVGEGKWIGWERKRGKLRELNRLLRGATDTSFITIGSVAAALPAAIRYVITLDVDTRLPLGTARRLVGKMAHPLNHAEFDDRVGLVTRGHGMLQPRVTPSLPISSTGSLFQRAFSGPNGLDPYALAVSDVYQDLFEEGSFTGKGIYEVDSFEAALNDQFPESSVLSHDLLEGIFARAALAADIEVVEEFPSRYGVAAARQHRWVRGDWQLLPWILGLARCTGSGTRLTSIPLMGRWKLLDNLRRSLSAPTALLALLIGWLQAPAIAEVWTACILLAVCLPPLLPAIGNIMPNRAGISLRNHFRTLRGDFALGLMQSGFLIVFLAHQGWLMVDAIARTMLRVFFRRRHLLQWVTTAQSSDAHRFDTRALTLQVAASAACCGGFAGLIAASGDRTWIVALPMLALWAVSPLIAWQASLPPTAESDLAITTTDERALRLVARRTWRFFETFITADDNMLPPDNFQETPRPVVAHRTSPTNIGLYLLSILSAHDFGWIGIGDVLDRCEATFAAMDRLERFRGHFFNWYDTTDLRALEPRYVSSVDSGNLAGHLLALRNGLQEIATGPAVGAGWAAGVDDAAALLAETVAGGRAARTLSDAAAAPLLARLALFNDRLSAATTTDHEVSTKLRDLGDHADVLVVIAREIITSGAKVELLDWALALHSSVGEWRDEVEATSDKVVARVQRLAGLAGRAKAMFDSMAFGFLFDHGRELMSIGYRVDDASLDGNFYDLLASEARLASFIAIAKGDLPAKHWFRLGRTLTPIDGGSGLISWSGSMFEYLMPSLVMRAPAASLLAQTNALIVWRQRTYAEKRGMPWGISESEYDVRDAEQTYQYSSFGVPDLGYKRGLADNLVIAPYATGLAAMIDPTAAAANFRRMTDLGARGTYGWYEALDYTQSRLPNGTKMAIVRAFMAHHQGMLLVGIGNALHDGRMRARFHAEPIIRASELLLQERMPRDFAVARSPSELTGPADQAAASTAPDPDRHYSSPHSRVPRTHLLSNGRLSTMLTATGSGYCRWNDLAITRWREDVTCDERGAHIFLRDCDTGATWSAGFQPTAVEANQYDVAFSECSARITRVDDDLVTTMEVYISPDDDAEVRHLSIANHGSRDRVVEVTSYAELVLARQSDDQAHPAFGALFVETEFVPDLGALLATRRRRGPSDPEIWAGHLSVVNGESTAEVQYETDRVGFVGRSRTLHAPAAIADGWPLSNSDGAVLDPIFSLRRQVRIPAGSSVSISFWTVVAATREAVMALADRHRDPVAFERTVTLAWTQAQMQLRHLGIDSREAHRFQRLASHVLFSDPVLRPAPVDIGRWAGAPSTLWAAGISGDLPIVLVRIADDAHLDLVRDVLRAHEYWRTKRLAVDLVIINERSASYAEGLQAALDALVRMLRPLASAADKAVGAVFVLRADLITPELGGLIASCARAVLHGDRGSLGDQLRRASDADDRGAGATLPLLAPAAAGPTPPYELEFCNGIGGFDDDGRDYVTILDDRQTTPAPWLNVVANPCFGFQASADGSGFTWARNSQQNQLTPWSNDPVCDPPGEAIYVRDEDTGDVWTPTALPIRDTSARYTVRHGQGFSRFETSARGILLSLTQYVPVDDPIKISVLRITNASGRPRSLSVTAYVEWVLGQNRSVNAPFVTTEVDPATGAIFARNRWNAAFADDVAFADLNGAQTTLTADRTEFLGRNGAIGRPLALATGRPLSGSVGAGLDPCAALQAKVRLAPGATAEIVCFLGQASSAAVAQALLIKYRDADLNAVLAAVTAQWDATLGVVQISTPDRALDIMVNRWIPYQTLACRIWARSAFYQASGAYGFRDQLQDVLALCVARPDIARAHLLRAAGRQFAEGDVQHWWLPESGRGVRTRIMDDRVWLAYAIAHYVMVTGDVAVLEESVSFVAGPALRDGEHDSFFQPTATAEQPSLFDHVALTLDTSLATGAHGLPLMGTGDWNDGMDAVGAGGRGESVWLGWFLYGALTDCALLADRRGLPDKADAWRRHAGLLQSALEDAGWDGDWYRRAFFDDGTALGSVGDRECRIDSIAQSWAVISGAGDLAHASRAMAALDRYLVRRDDGIVLLFEPPFDKPDRDPGYIKGYPPGIRENGGQYTHAATWVALAFAMQGDGDRAGEVLAMLNPIHHADTPAAINRYKVEPYVICADVYSQAPHVGRGGWTWYTGSAAWMYRVSLEGMLGFHLTGETLRIDPCIPHDWPGFGILFRHHSTTYDIVVANPDGVCRGVTAVRLDDAVLPATASIGLVDDGATHRLHVTLGYAI, from the coding sequence TTGAAGTTCGAGCATCTTCGGTCGTGGCTGCCCCAGGAGCCGGTATCGCCAGAACCGCCGATCTGCGCGGAACTGTTTAGCATCGAACGGTTGGAAGCGTGCGCCCGCGCCCTTGCCGCGAATCAGCCGGTCGCCGCCGATCCGCGCACCGGACGGTCGATCTCGGCGCGTCTAGCGGCCAACAGCAAAGTGCTGACGGCGGCGTACCGAGCCGTGGCCGCCGATCTCGCGGCGAGCCGGCCGATCAGCCCGGGAGCCAGCTGGTTGCTCGACAATTTTCACATCGTCGAGGAACAACTCCGACAGATCAGCAACGACCTGCCGCCGGGCTTTTACCGGCGGCTGCCGAAATTAGCGGACGGTCCCCTGCAAGGTTATCCGCGCGTTTTCGGCATTTCGTGGACGCTGGTTGCGCACACCGACAGTGCCTTCGACGCGGCGCGGATTATCCGTTTCGTCGAGGCTTATCAGACAGTCCAGCCGCTCGACATCGGCGAACTCTGGGCGCTCGCCATCACCCTCCGGGTCGTGCTCGTCGAAAATCTTCGCCGGCTGGCCGAAGCGATCCTGACCCAGCAGGCGGCCGGCGACGAAGCGGACCGGCTTGCCGGCCGCATCTTCGGCACCGTCGACGGGCGGCCGCAGACTAACGACGAGATCGTCGCCTGCCTCAAGGCCGCGCCGTGGTCGACCGCCTTCGCCGTCGAGATGGTGGAACGGTTGCGCCATCAGGACCCCGGGGCCGTTCCGGCGCTGCACTGGCTTAATGCGCGGTTGCTCGCCGAAGGTTCGGATGCCAACCGCATCGTCTATGACGATCTCCAGCGCCAGAGCGCCATTGATGTGACCGTGCGCAACGTCATCACCAGTATGCGGCTGGTGTCGATGATGAACTGGGCGGAAGTCTTCGAAACCCTGAGTCCGGTCGACGCGGTGCTGCGCGGCGCGAGCGACTTCGGCGCGATGGATTTCCCGACGCGCGATCACTATCGTAGAACGATCGAAGTGCTCGCCCGGCAGTCGAGGCTCGCTGAGGTCGAGGTGGCGCGGCGCGTAATCGCTGCTGCCGCGGAAGCACCCGCGCTGCCGGACGCGCCGCCGCGGCGCGAACGCGAGCCCGGCTATTATCTGATCAACAACGGTCGCGCCGGATTCGAGGCGACGCTCGGCTGCCGCGTGCCGACGAAGACCTCGCTGTTCCGGCTTTATACCGATGTCGGTATTCTCAGCTACATCGCGATGATCGCCGTACTGGCGCTCGCGGTTCTGGCACTCGCCCTGTGGGCGGTCGCTGCGGCTGGCGGCGATCGCATCGTCGTCATCATGCTTGGCGTCGTCGGCCTGGTGCCCGCTTCGGACATTGCCGTCGCGCTGGTCAACCGCTGGATCACTCGCTCGGTCAGCGGTAGCCCGCTGCCAGCGATGGAATTGCGGGATGGCATAACCGCCGACCTGCGGACGATCATCGTCATTCCGACCCTGCTGGTCGATGCGCCGAGCATTGCCGAGCAACTCGACCGGCTGGAGGACCATCATCTCGGCAATCCCGACGACTATTTCAGCTTTGCGCTGATTTCGGACTGGCTCGATGCGCCGACCAAACATGTCGCGGGCGATCAGGCGCTGCTCGATCAAGCTGCCGCCGGGATCGCGTCGCTCAATACGCTGTATGGGCCGGGACCCGATGGGCCGCGCTTCTTCCTGCTCCACCGGCGCCGCCAGTGGAACGTCGGTGAAGGCAAATGGATCGGTTGGGAACGCAAGCGCGGTAAGCTGCGCGAACTCAACAGGCTCCTGCGCGGGGCAACCGACACCAGCTTCATAACGATCGGCAGCGTAGCCGCGGCGCTGCCAGCCGCTATTCGCTACGTCATTACTCTCGACGTCGACACGCGGCTGCCACTGGGCACGGCGCGCCGGCTCGTCGGCAAGATGGCGCATCCGCTCAACCACGCTGAGTTCGATGACCGCGTAGGCCTCGTCACCCGCGGCCATGGCATGCTGCAACCGCGGGTCACCCCGTCACTGCCGATCAGCAGCACAGGCTCGTTATTCCAGCGCGCGTTCTCCGGCCCCAATGGGCTCGACCCCTATGCGCTTGCGGTGTCCGACGTCTATCAGGACCTGTTCGAGGAGGGCTCGTTCACCGGCAAGGGCATCTACGAGGTCGACAGCTTCGAAGCGGCGCTGAACGATCAGTTTCCCGAAAGCAGCGTGCTTAGCCACGATCTGCTGGAAGGTATTTTCGCCCGGGCGGCGCTGGCGGCCGACATCGAGGTGGTGGAGGAGTTCCCATCCCGCTACGGCGTGGCGGCGGCGCGTCAGCACCGCTGGGTTCGGGGTGATTGGCAGTTGTTGCCGTGGATCCTGGGCCTTGCGCGTTGTACCGGCTCCGGCACGCGGCTGACCTCGATCCCGCTGATGGGTCGGTGGAAGCTCCTCGATAATCTTCGCCGCTCGCTGTCAGCACCAACTGCATTGTTGGCTTTGCTGATCGGCTGGCTGCAGGCGCCCGCCATCGCCGAAGTCTGGACTGCCTGTATCCTGTTGGCCGTCTGTCTGCCGCCGCTGTTGCCAGCAATCGGCAACATCATGCCGAACCGCGCAGGCATCTCGCTGCGCAACCATTTCCGCACGCTTCGCGGCGACTTCGCGCTGGGGCTGATGCAAAGCGGGTTCCTCATCGTTTTTCTCGCTCATCAGGGTTGGCTGATGGTCGATGCCATCGCGCGGACGATGTTGCGGGTATTCTTCCGCCGTCGGCATCTGCTGCAGTGGGTCACAACGGCGCAGAGCAGCGACGCCCATCGCTTCGATACGCGCGCGTTAACGTTGCAAGTTGCCGCGAGCGCCGCGTGCTGCGGTGGCTTTGCAGGGTTGATCGCGGCGTCGGGCGATCGCACCTGGATCGTCGCGTTGCCGATGTTGGCGCTCTGGGCGGTGTCGCCGCTGATCGCTTGGCAGGCCAGCCTGCCGCCCACGGCCGAGTCCGATCTCGCGATCACGACGACCGATGAGAGGGCGCTGCGGCTGGTCGCCCGGCGTACGTGGCGGTTCTTCGAGACGTTCATCACCGCCGACGACAACATGCTACCGCCGGACAATTTCCAGGAAACGCCAAGGCCGGTTGTCGCCCATCGCACCTCGCCGACCAACATCGGCCTTTATCTGCTGTCGATTTTATCGGCCCACGATTTCGGTTGGATCGGGATCGGCGACGTGCTCGACCGATGCGAGGCGACCTTTGCCGCGATGGATCGACTCGAACGCTTTCGCGGCCATTTCTTCAACTGGTACGATACGACCGACCTACGGGCGCTGGAGCCGCGCTACGTATCCTCGGTCGATAGCGGCAACCTCGCCGGGCATCTCCTCGCGTTACGCAATGGGCTTCAAGAGATCGCCACGGGTCCAGCCGTTGGCGCGGGCTGGGCGGCTGGAGTCGACGATGCTGCCGCGTTGCTCGCCGAGACCGTCGCTGGGGGCCGGGCGGCGCGCACGCTATCCGACGCCGCCGCCGCGCCCTTGCTGGCGCGCCTAGCGCTTTTCAACGATCGCCTTTCGGCCGCAACGACGACTGATCACGAGGTGTCGACCAAGCTGCGCGATCTTGGCGATCACGCTGATGTCCTTGTTGTAATTGCACGTGAAATCATCACCTCAGGTGCAAAAGTCGAACTGCTCGACTGGGCGCTGGCGCTTCACTCCAGCGTCGGTGAATGGCGCGACGAAGTCGAAGCCACTAGCGACAAGGTTGTCGCGCGCGTGCAGCGCCTCGCGGGCCTTGCTGGCCGGGCCAAGGCGATGTTCGACTCTATGGCGTTCGGCTTCCTCTTCGATCACGGGCGCGAGCTGATGTCGATCGGCTACCGCGTCGATGACGCCAGCCTCGATGGCAATTTCTACGACCTGCTGGCGTCGGAAGCACGCTTGGCGAGCTTCATCGCGATCGCCAAAGGCGATCTGCCAGCCAAACACTGGTTCCGGCTCGGCCGCACGCTTACGCCGATCGATGGCGGTTCCGGGCTGATCTCCTGGTCCGGATCAATGTTCGAATATCTGATGCCGTCGTTGGTCATGCGCGCGCCCGCCGCAAGCCTGCTCGCGCAAACCAACGCGCTGATCGTCTGGCGGCAGCGCACCTATGCCGAAAAACGCGGAATGCCGTGGGGCATTTCGGAATCGGAATATGATGTTCGCGATGCCGAGCAGACCTATCAGTATTCGAGCTTCGGCGTGCCCGACCTCGGCTACAAGCGCGGCCTTGCCGACAATCTCGTCATCGCGCCCTATGCTACCGGCCTAGCTGCGATGATCGATCCGACGGCTGCGGCCGCCAACTTCAGGCGTATGACCGACCTCGGCGCGCGCGGCACTTATGGCTGGTACGAGGCACTTGATTACACCCAGTCGCGGCTGCCCAACGGGACTAAGATGGCGATCGTCCGGGCCTTTATGGCGCACCATCAGGGGATGCTGCTGGTCGGCATCGGCAATGCGCTTCACGACGGCCGGATGCGCGCGCGCTTTCACGCGGAACCGATCATCCGCGCCTCCGAATTGCTATTGCAAGAGCGCATGCCGCGCGATTTTGCCGTCGCGCGGTCGCCGTCCGAATTAACTGGTCCCGCTGATCAAGCCGCAGCGAGCACCGCACCCGATCCCGATCGACATTATTCGTCGCCGCATTCGCGAGTGCCACGCACGCATCTGCTGTCCAATGGTCGGCTGTCGACGATGTTGACGGCGACTGGATCGGGCTACTGCCGCTGGAACGACCTTGCCATTACACGCTGGCGTGAAGACGTTACCTGCGATGAGCGCGGTGCGCATATTTTCCTCCGCGATTGTGACACCGGCGCAACTTGGTCCGCCGGCTTCCAACCGACCGCAGTCGAGGCCAACCAGTACGATGTTGCCTTTTCCGAATGCTCGGCGCGGATCACTCGAGTCGACGACGACTTGGTGACGACCATGGAAGTATACATATCGCCGGATGACGACGCCGAAGTAAGGCATCTGTCCATCGCCAATCATGGTTCTCGCGATCGCGTCGTCGAAGTCACGTCCTATGCCGAGCTGGTGCTGGCGAGACAATCCGACGATCAGGCGCACCCGGCGTTCGGCGCGCTGTTCGTCGAGACCGAATTTGTCCCCGATCTGGGTGCACTGCTTGCGACCCGTCGGCGTCGCGGACCCAGCGATCCCGAAATCTGGGCCGGGCATCTAAGCGTCGTCAACGGCGAATCGACCGCCGAAGTCCAGTACGAAACGGACCGCGTGGGATTCGTTGGCCGCAGCCGAACCCTCCACGCCCCCGCTGCCATCGCCGATGGTTGGCCGCTGTCAAATTCGGACGGAGCCGTACTCGACCCGATCTTCAGCCTGCGGCGACAGGTTCGCATACCAGCAGGTTCGAGCGTCAGTATCAGCTTCTGGACGGTGGTCGCGGCAACGCGGGAGGCGGTGATGGCACTGGCCGACCGGCATCGCGATCCGGTCGCCTTTGAACGTACCGTGACGTTGGCTTGGACGCAGGCACAGATGCAGCTGCGGCATCTCGGCATCGACAGTCGGGAGGCGCACCGCTTCCAGCGTCTGGCAAGCCATGTTCTGTTCTCCGATCCGGTCCTGCGGCCGGCGCCCGTCGACATCGGCCGCTGGGCCGGAGCGCCATCGACACTGTGGGCTGCGGGCATTTCAGGCGACCTGCCGATCGTCCTCGTCCGGATCGCCGACGACGCGCATCTCGATTTAGTCCGCGACGTGCTGCGGGCGCACGAATATTGGCGGACAAAGCGTCTGGCGGTCGACCTCGTCATCATCAACGAACGCAGCGCGTCCTACGCCGAAGGTCTGCAGGCCGCGCTCGATGCGCTGGTCCGGATGCTGCGACCGTTGGCGAGCGCGGCGGACAAGGCGGTCGGCGCGGTGTTCGTGCTGCGCGCCGACCTTATCACGCCCGAGTTGGGCGGACTGATCGCCAGCTGTGCCCGAGCCGTCCTGCACGGGGACCGCGGCTCACTCGGCGACCAGCTGCGCCGCGCCAGCGACGCGGATGACCGCGGCGCCGGAGCCACTCTGCCGCTGCTGGCTCCGGCTGCAGCTGGCCCGACGCCGCCGTACGAGCTCGAATTCTGCAACGGCATAGGTGGCTTCGACGATGATGGCCGTGACTATGTGACGATCCTTGACGATCGCCAGACGACGCCTGCACCGTGGCTCAACGTCGTCGCCAACCCCTGCTTCGGGTTCCAGGCCAGCGCCGACGGCAGCGGCTTCACCTGGGCGCGCAACAGCCAGCAGAACCAATTGACCCCGTGGTCGAACGATCCCGTCTGTGACCCGCCCGGCGAGGCGATTTATGTCCGCGACGAGGACACCGGCGACGTATGGACGCCGACGGCGCTGCCGATCCGCGACACCTCGGCGCGCTACACCGTCCGGCACGGCCAAGGCTTCAGCCGGTTCGAAACATCCGCACGCGGCATCCTGCTCTCGTTGACGCAGTACGTCCCGGTCGACGATCCGATAAAGATTTCAGTGCTGCGGATCACCAACGCTTCCGGCAGGCCCCGATCCCTGTCTGTCACGGCCTATGTCGAATGGGTACTAGGTCAGAATCGGTCGGTAAACGCGCCGTTCGTCACTACCGAAGTCGATCCGGCAACCGGCGCCATCTTCGCACGCAACCGCTGGAACGCTGCCTTTGCCGACGATGTCGCCTTCGCCGATCTCAATGGGGCGCAGACGACGCTGACCGCGGACCGCACCGAATTCCTGGGCCGCAACGGCGCGATAGGTCGGCCGCTGGCACTGGCAACCGGGCGGCCGTTGTCGGGCAGCGTCGGGGCGGGGCTCGACCCTTGTGCCGCACTGCAGGCGAAGGTCCGGCTGGCACCCGGTGCTACCGCCGAGATCGTCTGCTTTCTCGGTCAGGCTTCCAGTGCCGCTGTCGCCCAGGCGCTATTGATCAAATACCGCGACGCAGATTTAAACGCGGTTCTAGCGGCCGTCACCGCGCAATGGGATGCAACGCTGGGGGTCGTTCAGATCAGCACCCCCGACCGCGCGCTCGACATCATGGTCAACCGCTGGATCCCTTATCAGACGCTGGCCTGCCGGATCTGGGCACGAAGCGCGTTTTATCAGGCGAGCGGCGCCTATGGCTTCCGCGACCAGTTGCAGGACGTGCTGGCGCTGTGCGTGGCGCGGCCCGACATCGCCCGCGCCCATCTACTGCGCGCTGCAGGTCGGCAGTTCGCGGAAGGCGATGTCCAGCATTGGTGGCTTCCGGAATCGGGGCGCGGCGTGCGCACCCGCATCATGGACGACCGCGTATGGCTGGCATACGCGATCGCGCACTATGTGATGGTAACCGGCGATGTCGCCGTCCTTGAGGAATCAGTATCGTTCGTTGCCGGTCCGGCACTGAGGGACGGCGAACACGACTCGTTCTTCCAGCCGACCGCGACCGCCGAGCAGCCGAGCCTGTTTGATCACGTGGCACTGACGCTCGATACCAGCCTGGCCACCGGCGCGCACGGCCTGCCGCTGATGGGCACCGGCGACTGGAACGATGGCATGGATGCGGTCGGAGCCGGTGGCCGCGGTGAAAGCGTCTGGCTCGGATGGTTTCTCTACGGCGCGCTCACCGACTGCGCGCTGTTGGCCGACCGGCGCGGGCTACCGGACAAGGCCGACGCATGGCGCCGCCACGCCGGACTGTTGCAGTCCGCACTCGAAGACGCCGGCTGGGACGGGGACTGGTACCGACGCGCGTTCTTTGACGATGGAACGGCGCTAGGGTCGGTCGGCGATCGCGAATGCCGCATCGATTCGATAGCGCAGTCATGGGCTGTTATTTCGGGCGCGGGCGATCTCGCGCACGCGTCCCGCGCGATGGCTGCGCTCGACCGCTATCTGGTGCGTCGCGACGATGGCATCGTCCTGCTGTTCGAGCCACCCTTCGACAAGCCTGACCGCGATCCGGGTTACATCAAGGGCTATCCTCCCGGAATTCGCGAAAACGGCGGTCAATACACCCATGCCGCGACTTGGGTAGCACTGGCGTTCGCGATGCAGGGTGACGGCGACCGCGCCGGCGAGGTCCTCGCCATGCTCAATCCGATCCACCACGCCGATACGCCAGCAGCGATTAATCGGTACAAAGTCGAGCCTTATGTCATCTGCGCTGACGTCTATTCGCAGGCACCCCATGTCGGGCGCGGCGGATGGACTTGGTACACGGGGTCGGCGGCGTGGATGTACCGGGTGTCCCTCGAGGGGATGCTGGGTTTCCACCTGACTGGCGAAACGCTGCGGATCGATCCGTGCATCCCGCACGACTGGCCAGGGTTCGGCATTCTCTTTCGCCATCACTCGACAACTTACGACATTGTTGTCGCCAATCCCGACGGCGTCTGCCGCGGCGTGACCGCCGTCCGCCTTGACGACGCGGTGCTGCCTGCCACGGCATCGATCGGGTTGGTCGACGACGGCGCGACGCACCGCCTGCACGTCACCCTCGGCTACGCAATATAG
- the tpiA gene encoding triose-phosphate isomerase: MHGLAAQLDQIATIAASVHATPHAADVVICVPSTLLSRAVDIAADRIALGGEDCHAEVCGPFTGDISARMLSDAGATAVIVGHSERRNHHHETDAMVAAKAAAAWAAGLSTIVCIGESEIQRRKGDAFTVCADQISGSLPRDVARSGSVAIAYEPLWAIGSGNMPSASQITEMHQHLRSCLMKLAGPSGAGIRILYGGSVTGDNAREILGLANVNGVLIGGASLLAADFDAVLQCVPDLQAASK; the protein is encoded by the coding sequence ATGCACGGCCTAGCGGCGCAGCTCGACCAGATCGCGACGATCGCCGCATCGGTTCACGCAACACCGCACGCAGCCGACGTCGTGATCTGCGTTCCGTCGACGCTCCTTTCGCGAGCGGTGGACATCGCCGCGGACCGGATTGCGCTCGGCGGCGAGGATTGTCACGCTGAAGTCTGCGGTCCGTTCACCGGCGATATAAGCGCTCGAATGCTCTCCGACGCCGGGGCTACGGCGGTGATCGTCGGCCACTCGGAGCGCCGCAACCACCATCATGAGACAGACGCGATGGTTGCCGCGAAGGCAGCGGCGGCTTGGGCGGCAGGACTGTCGACCATTGTTTGCATCGGCGAGTCTGAGATTCAGCGGCGTAAAGGCGACGCGTTTACCGTGTGCGCCGATCAGATAAGTGGGAGCCTGCCCCGTGACGTGGCGCGCTCCGGATCGGTCGCGATTGCGTACGAACCGCTGTGGGCGATCGGCAGCGGCAACATGCCAAGTGCCAGTCAGATTACGGAAATGCACCAGCACCTTCGATCTTGCCTTATGAAGCTCGCCGGCCCTTCCGGAGCGGGCATCCGCATCCTTTATGGCGGGTCTGTCACCGGAGATAATGCGAGGGAAATCCTTGGGCTGGCCAACGTCAACGGCGTGCTAATTGGCGGAGCCAGTTTGCTTGCAGCCGACTTCGATGCTGTGTTGCAGTGCGTGCCCGACCTGCAGGCCGCATCTAAATAG
- the pgm gene encoding phosphoglucomutase (alpha-D-glucose-1,6-bisphosphate-dependent) encodes MSDISPLAGKPAPRTLLVNVPRLMTAYFTLVPDPAIAAQRVSFGTSGHRGSAFATAFNEAHVLAITQAICTWRRQASTDGPLFLGMDTHALSEAAFASAIEVLAANGVETMIDDAHGYTPTPVISHAILGHNKSRTTGLADGIVISPSHNPPDEGGFKYNPANGGPADTGITGWIETTANRLLGDGLKDVRRMPYARARKAACIHDHDYVTPYVASLGDVVDMAAIAAAGVRIGIDPLGGAAVRYWQPIIERYKLAATVVNEIVDPTFAFMTVDHDGKIRMDCSSPSAMTKLVALRGQYDIAFANDTDADRHGIVCPSEGLMKPNDFLVAAIDYLCRNRPAWTGGGAIGKTAVSSAMIDRITTKLGRKLYEVPVGFKWFSAGLIDGSLVFGGEESAGASFLRRDGTVWTTDKDGLIMGLLAAEITARTGMDPGKYHAKATSDLGTSHYSRTDAPASPEQRDRLAKFKPAEVKATSLGGEPVLTKLDHAPGNGEAIGGIKVTARDGWFAARPSGTEDVYKIYAESFRDEAHLKLIKDEAHTLIDHLFGRV; translated from the coding sequence ATGTCTGACATAAGTCCCCTAGCTGGCAAGCCTGCCCCGCGAACGTTGCTCGTCAACGTGCCTCGGCTGATGACCGCCTATTTCACGTTGGTACCCGACCCGGCGATCGCCGCCCAGCGGGTGTCGTTCGGGACGTCGGGGCATCGCGGTTCAGCGTTCGCGACCGCCTTCAACGAAGCCCATGTCCTCGCGATAACCCAGGCGATCTGCACATGGCGTCGACAGGCCAGCACCGATGGTCCGCTGTTCCTTGGCATGGACACCCATGCACTATCGGAAGCCGCCTTCGCCAGCGCGATCGAGGTGCTGGCCGCCAATGGCGTCGAAACGATGATCGACGATGCCCACGGCTATACACCGACGCCGGTAATCTCCCACGCCATCTTGGGGCATAACAAGAGCCGGACAACGGGCCTGGCCGACGGCATCGTCATTAGCCCGTCGCACAACCCACCAGACGAAGGCGGCTTCAAATATAATCCGGCGAATGGCGGCCCTGCCGACACGGGCATCACAGGCTGGATCGAGACAACGGCGAATCGCTTGCTCGGCGATGGATTGAAGGATGTCCGCCGGATGCCCTACGCTCGGGCCCGCAAGGCCGCGTGCATCCATGACCACGATTATGTCACGCCCTATGTCGCGAGCCTTGGTGACGTCGTCGATATGGCCGCGATCGCTGCAGCTGGCGTGCGCATCGGCATCGATCCGCTGGGTGGTGCCGCGGTCCGTTACTGGCAGCCGATAATCGAGCGCTACAAGCTCGCGGCGACGGTCGTGAACGAAATCGTAGATCCGACATTTGCGTTCATGACGGTCGACCACGACGGCAAGATCCGGATGGATTGCTCATCGCCGTCAGCGATGACGAAGCTGGTGGCGCTCCGCGGCCAGTATGACATCGCCTTCGCCAACGACACAGATGCCGACCGGCACGGCATCGTCTGCCCGTCCGAAGGACTGATGAAGCCCAACGACTTCCTTGTCGCCGCGATCGACTATTTGTGCCGCAACCGCCCGGCGTGGACCGGCGGCGGCGCGATCGGCAAGACCGCGGTGTCGAGCGCGATGATCGACCGTATAACGACGAAGCTCGGACGCAAGCTGTATGAGGTTCCTGTTGGGTTCAAATGGTTCAGTGCCGGACTGATCGACGGCTCGCTGGTGTTTGGCGGCGAAGAGAGTGCCGGCGCCTCGTTCCTTCGGCGCGACGGTACTGTATGGACCACCGACAAAGACGGACTGATCATGGGCTTGCTGGCGGCCGAAATAACCGCACGGACAGGTATGGACCCTGGCAAGTACCACGCCAAGGCGACGAGCGACCTCGGCACGTCGCACTATTCGCGAACCGACGCACCGGCATCACCGGAGCAGCGCGACAGGCTGGCGAAGTTCAAGCCGGCGGAGGTTAAGGCCACTTCGCTCGGCGGCGAGCCGGTGTTGACCAAGCTCGACCATGCCCCGGGAAACGGCGAAGCCATCGGCGGGATTAAGGTGACGGCACGCGACGGCTGGTTCGCCGCCCGCCCGTCGGGAACAGAGGATGTCTACAAGATTTACGCAGAGAGCTTTCGCGACGAAGCTCATCTTAAGCTGATCAAGGACGAAGCCCATACCTTGATCGATCACCTGTTCGGGCGGGTATAG